Proteins encoded within one genomic window of Bombus terrestris chromosome 11, iyBomTerr1.2, whole genome shotgun sequence:
- the LOC105666205 gene encoding uncharacterized protein LOC105666205 isoform X1, with product MCIRVLVIFPFSLFRWRACCTQQRAACARTRVIVGNMGVLLVSDGTAAVQPRMNLNAVKAAGAQRAIDIANETNNNVNGLRDANSLMPTQVVGIIDVVVNDEPVRSWMPPPPKKKWIRHYLLEEEPLENNRTNGNHSTGSRGSPVISSTRVTPPSANANSAHLTAVHSTSHLHLHHHHQQQQQHQQQQHQQHHQQHHQQQHQQHHHQQQHQPQQQPQQQPQQQQQPQQQQQHHHHHHHHHNNQNSTHNPYVENQNTNHSQQNVGNLVVDVEPSHDNKKHRNGPCVIRSGTREVHNKLEKNRRAHLKECFELLKRQLPSQEEKKSSNLSILHAAIRHIQMLRRKERDYEHEMEKLAREKIAAQQRLLALKKELAATWDHIDFNTLLPEQNAAADVTATRSISENMEVDVTGLARGGTRYSSTSSLSSAATASSPQTLQNTNATSNIHNQVATAAVVCQAQGMNLASSSRESPPASSSPGTPAPSIPTPAQEKVNTSPTSGIVQQPHQLHLPISAQILNTSQGLPTIVPTLQHLGPSLRVIPGDTRQLLVTHTAGSNESRPLTLAVQNSPDQSRPLIAVQSNTGSEPRPVALVVHSSTANDNRVTFVHSNLSNNDRPLALAVQSSANDVRPVTLVHSANEGRPLVFAAHSPALNVTNAQTRIRASDAQTTHKMVGGVTLVGGNGSELTRLPGGAELNILPANGLTLSHAGVSLQTTTGKPGSTVMQNAPSTEGIAHIVGPHTPLSGLTPIVTPMTVVSQGNQVTAHILAPSSLAGKMITTPILKSVAQMPIVNAQYINTTTLVKPVVVVSSPSTSTPQSTTASSTQPSSTTHSTV from the exons ATGTGTATCCGTGTGCTggttatttttcctttttctctttttcgttgGCGCGCGTGTTGTACGCAGCAGAGAGCAGCGTGCGCGAGAACGCGTGTGATCGTCGGGAACATGGGAGTTCTGTTGGTTTCGGATGGCACAGCGGCGGTTCAACCTCGTATGAATTTGAACGCGGTCAAAGCTGCGGGAGCGCAGCGTGCGATCGACATCGCTAACGAGACGAATAACAATGTAAACGGACTGAGAGATGCGAATAGTCTGATGCCGACGCAGGTCGTCGGTATAATCGACGTGGTCGTCAACGACGAGCCGGTACGCAGCTGGATGCCGCCCCCGCCCAAGAAAAAATGGATACGACATTATCTGCTCG AGGAGGAGCCGCTAGAAAATAACAGAACGAACGGGAATCACTCGACAGGTTCTCGAGGGAGTCCCGTGATCTCAAGCACGCGAGTAACGCCACCCTCGGCGAACGCAAATTCGGCTCATCTGACCGCCGTACACTCTACGTCGCATCTCcatcttcatcatcatcatcagcagcaacagcagcaccagcagcagcagcaccaACAGCACCACCAACAACACCACCAACAGCAACACCAACAACACCACCATCAACAGCAACATCAGCCGCAGCAGCAACCGCAGCaacagccgcagcagcaacagcagccgcaacagcaacagcagcatcaccatcaccatcatcacCATCACAACAATCAAAACAGCACGCATAATCCTTACGTGGAAAATCAAAATACGAATCACTCGCAGCAGAACGTGGGCAATCTCGTCGTCGACGTTGAACCCAGCCACGACAATAAGAAGCATCGAAACGG ACCGTGTGTAATCCGTTCTGGCACCAGAGAAGTGCATAACAAATTGGAGAAAAATCGAAGGGCGCACCTGAAAGAGTGCTTCGAATTATTGAAGAGGCAACTCCCGTCGCAGGAAGAGAAAAAGTCGTCGAACCTTTCGATTCTTCACGCTGCGATCAGGCATATACAG ATGTTGAGAAGGAAGGAACGAGATTACGAACACGAAATGGAAAAACTTGCTAGGGAAAAAATTGCTGCCCAGCAAAGATTACTAGCTCTGAAGAAGGAACTCGCGGCTACTTGGGATCACATCGACTTTAATACTCTTTTACCGGAACAGAATGCGGCTGCCGATGTAACGGCTACGAGAAGTA TTTCAGAAAACATGGAGGTTGACGTGACGGGGCTCGCACGGGGTGGTACGAGGTACAGTAGTACCAGCAGTTTGAGCAGCGCAGCTACGGCTAGTTCACCGCAGACGCTTCAAAATACCAACGCGACTTCCAATATCCACAATCAGGTTGCCACTGCGGCAGTTGTCTGCCAAGCGCAGGGTATGAATCTTGCGTCAAGTTCCAGAGAGAGTCCACCTGCGAGTTCGAGTCCTGGAACGCCTGCACCTAGCATTCCTACTCCAGCACAG GAGAAAGTTAATACTTCACCAACGAGTGGTATAGTGCAGCAGCCGCATCAGTTGCACTTGCCGATCAGCGCTCAGATATTGAACACCAGTCAAGGCTTACCGACGATTGTACCGACCCTTCAGCACCTCGGTCCGAGCTTGAGGGTGATACCCGGTGACACGAGGCAACTTCTGGTCACTCACACCGCTGGCAGCAACGAATCCAGGCCGCTCACGTTGGCCGTGCAAAACTCGCCGGATCAATCGAGGCCGCTTATTGCCGTGCAATCGAACACTGGAAGTGAGCCAAGGCCCGTAGCGTTGGTCGTTCACTCGTCCACGGCCAACGACAACAGGGTAACGTTTGTGCATTCTAATCTGTCCAACAACGACAGGCCGTTGGCCCTAGCCGTGCAATCGTCCGCCAATGACGTCAGGCCAGTTACATTAGTGCATTCGGCAAACGAGGGGAGGCCGTTAGTTTTCGCTGCGCATTCTCCTGCACTGAATGTTACGA ATGCTCAAACGAGGATACGAGCGAGTGACGCGCAGACCACGCATAAAATGGTCGGTGGTGTGACACTGGTAGGCGGAAATGGATCGGAGTTGACTAGACTTCCCGGTGGCGCTGAATTGAACATACTGCCTGCAAATG GATTGACGCTGAGCCATGCAGGAGTGTCGCTTCAAACCACGACAGGTAAACCAGGCTCGACAGTGATGCAAAACGCTCCGTCCACAGAGGGTATAGCTCATATCGTTGGCCCGCACACACCTCTCTCCGGCCTGACACCGATCGTCACGCCGATGACCGTCGTCTCGCAAGGAAATCAAGTGACTGCTCATATCCTAGCCCCCTCTAGCCTTGCGGGCAAAATGATCACGACCCCGATCCTCAAATCCGTGGCACAAATGCCGATCGTGAACGCCCAGTATATCAACACCACCACTCTGGTGAAGCCTGTAGTTGTCGTCAGTTCACCGTCAACATCCACGCCACAATCGACGACGGCTTCCAGTACACAACCTTCCTCCACCACACACTCGACCGTCTGA
- the LOC105666205 gene encoding transcription activator MSS11 isoform X6, producing the protein MCIRVLVIFPFSLFRWRACCTQQRAACARTRVIVGNMGVLLVSDGTAAVQPRMNLNAVKAAGAQRAIDIANETNNNVNGLRDANSLMPTQVVGIIDVVVNDEPVRSWMPPPPKKKWIRHYLLEEEPLENNRTNGNHSTGSRGSPVISSTRVTPPSANANSAHLTAVHSTSHLHLHHHHQQQQQHQQQQHQQHHQQHHQQQHQQHHHQQQHQPQQQPQQQPQQQQQPQQQQQHHHHHHHHHNNQNSTHNPYVENQNTNHSQQNVGNLVVDVEPSHDNKKHRNGPCVIRSGTREVHNKLEKNRRAHLKECFELLKRQLPSQEEKKSSNLSILHAAIRHIQMLRRKERDYEHEMEKLAREKIAAQQRLLALKKELAATWDHIDFNTLLPEQNAAADVTATRSISENMEVDVTGLARGGTRYSSTSSLSSAATASSPQTLQNTNATSNIHNQVATAAVVCQAQGMNLASSSRESPPASSSPGTPAPSIPTPAQEKVNTSPTSGIVQQPHQLHLPISAQILNTSQGLPTIVPTLQHLGPSLRVIPGDTRQLLVTHTAGSNESRPLTLAVQNSPDQSRPLIAVQSNTGSEPRPVALVVHSSTANDNRVTFVHSNLSNNDRPLALAVQSSANDVRPVTLVHSANEGRPLVFAAHSPALNVTNAQTRIRASDAQTTHKMVGGVTLVGGNGSELTRLPGGAELNILPANGCRIDAEPCRSVASNHDR; encoded by the exons ATGTGTATCCGTGTGCTggttatttttcctttttctctttttcgttgGCGCGCGTGTTGTACGCAGCAGAGAGCAGCGTGCGCGAGAACGCGTGTGATCGTCGGGAACATGGGAGTTCTGTTGGTTTCGGATGGCACAGCGGCGGTTCAACCTCGTATGAATTTGAACGCGGTCAAAGCTGCGGGAGCGCAGCGTGCGATCGACATCGCTAACGAGACGAATAACAATGTAAACGGACTGAGAGATGCGAATAGTCTGATGCCGACGCAGGTCGTCGGTATAATCGACGTGGTCGTCAACGACGAGCCGGTACGCAGCTGGATGCCGCCCCCGCCCAAGAAAAAATGGATACGACATTATCTGCTCG AGGAGGAGCCGCTAGAAAATAACAGAACGAACGGGAATCACTCGACAGGTTCTCGAGGGAGTCCCGTGATCTCAAGCACGCGAGTAACGCCACCCTCGGCGAACGCAAATTCGGCTCATCTGACCGCCGTACACTCTACGTCGCATCTCcatcttcatcatcatcatcagcagcaacagcagcaccagcagcagcagcaccaACAGCACCACCAACAACACCACCAACAGCAACACCAACAACACCACCATCAACAGCAACATCAGCCGCAGCAGCAACCGCAGCaacagccgcagcagcaacagcagccgcaacagcaacagcagcatcaccatcaccatcatcacCATCACAACAATCAAAACAGCACGCATAATCCTTACGTGGAAAATCAAAATACGAATCACTCGCAGCAGAACGTGGGCAATCTCGTCGTCGACGTTGAACCCAGCCACGACAATAAGAAGCATCGAAACGG ACCGTGTGTAATCCGTTCTGGCACCAGAGAAGTGCATAACAAATTGGAGAAAAATCGAAGGGCGCACCTGAAAGAGTGCTTCGAATTATTGAAGAGGCAACTCCCGTCGCAGGAAGAGAAAAAGTCGTCGAACCTTTCGATTCTTCACGCTGCGATCAGGCATATACAG ATGTTGAGAAGGAAGGAACGAGATTACGAACACGAAATGGAAAAACTTGCTAGGGAAAAAATTGCTGCCCAGCAAAGATTACTAGCTCTGAAGAAGGAACTCGCGGCTACTTGGGATCACATCGACTTTAATACTCTTTTACCGGAACAGAATGCGGCTGCCGATGTAACGGCTACGAGAAGTA TTTCAGAAAACATGGAGGTTGACGTGACGGGGCTCGCACGGGGTGGTACGAGGTACAGTAGTACCAGCAGTTTGAGCAGCGCAGCTACGGCTAGTTCACCGCAGACGCTTCAAAATACCAACGCGACTTCCAATATCCACAATCAGGTTGCCACTGCGGCAGTTGTCTGCCAAGCGCAGGGTATGAATCTTGCGTCAAGTTCCAGAGAGAGTCCACCTGCGAGTTCGAGTCCTGGAACGCCTGCACCTAGCATTCCTACTCCAGCACAG GAGAAAGTTAATACTTCACCAACGAGTGGTATAGTGCAGCAGCCGCATCAGTTGCACTTGCCGATCAGCGCTCAGATATTGAACACCAGTCAAGGCTTACCGACGATTGTACCGACCCTTCAGCACCTCGGTCCGAGCTTGAGGGTGATACCCGGTGACACGAGGCAACTTCTGGTCACTCACACCGCTGGCAGCAACGAATCCAGGCCGCTCACGTTGGCCGTGCAAAACTCGCCGGATCAATCGAGGCCGCTTATTGCCGTGCAATCGAACACTGGAAGTGAGCCAAGGCCCGTAGCGTTGGTCGTTCACTCGTCCACGGCCAACGACAACAGGGTAACGTTTGTGCATTCTAATCTGTCCAACAACGACAGGCCGTTGGCCCTAGCCGTGCAATCGTCCGCCAATGACGTCAGGCCAGTTACATTAGTGCATTCGGCAAACGAGGGGAGGCCGTTAGTTTTCGCTGCGCATTCTCCTGCACTGAATGTTACGA ATGCTCAAACGAGGATACGAGCGAGTGACGCGCAGACCACGCATAAAATGGTCGGTGGTGTGACACTGGTAGGCGGAAATGGATCGGAGTTGACTAGACTTCCCGGTGGCGCTGAATTGAACATACTGCCTGCAAATG GTTGCAGGATTGACGCTGAGCCATGCAGGAGTGTCGCTTCAAACCACGACAGGTAA